From the genome of Malus sylvestris chromosome 6, drMalSylv7.2, whole genome shotgun sequence, one region includes:
- the LOC126625787 gene encoding replication protein A 70 kDa DNA-binding subunit B-like, translating into MAKLGPTPDAISIILANKSPDESVELPEIVVQVCDLTPRGKSFMFTATDGTAKLKGMLSSRLAPQVTSGEIQNLGLIRVLGYSVNFNSNLSENYLLVTKCEVVSPALEAEVKNEVKREDVGIILNPKQEMVSESAAQIVHEQAGKVKKEDVGVILKPKQEMVSKSAAQIVHEQAGNMAPSARMAMTRRVHPLVSLNPYQGNWTIKVRVTNKGTMRTYKNARGEGCVFNVELTDQDGTQIQATMFNEAAKKFFEKFELGKVYYISKGSLRVANKQFKTVQNDYEMTLNENSEVEEASNEAAFVPEVKFNFVPIDMLGPFVNGKELVDVIGVVQNVSPTMSIRRKSNNESIPKRDITIADETKKTVVVSLWGELATGVGQELLDIADQSPVVAIKSLKVGDFQGVSLSTLSRSTILVNPELPEAQKLRSWYDSEGKESSLASIGSGMSPSAKNGGRSMYSDRVTLSHISEDPSLGEDKPVFFSVKAFISSIRPDQTMWYRACKTCNKKVTEAIGSGYWCEGCQKNDEECSLRYILVVRVTDVSGETYLSLFNDEAERVLGCSADELDKLKSQDGDGNEFQQKLKEATWVPHLFRVSVTLNEYNNEKRKRITARAVAPVDFAAESRFLLEDISKMKAS; encoded by the exons atggcgAAGTTAGGGCCAACCCCAGATGCGATTTCGATCATCTTGGCGAACAAGTCGCCGGATGAGTCCGTTGAGCTGCCGGAGATCGTGGTTCAGGTCTGCGATCTCACCCCCAGGGGCAAGTCTTTCAT GTTTACTGCTACTGATGGAACTGCGAAGCTAAAGGGGATGCTCTCCTCGCGGCTGGCTCCCCAGGTCACCTCTGGGGAGATTCAGAATCTGGGTCTCATTCGCGTTTTGGGTTACTCTGTTAATTTCAATTCGAACTTGTCCGAAAA CTATCTGCTTGTAACAAAATGTGAGGTGGTTTCGCCTGCGCTTgaggcggaggtgaaaaatgaGGTCAAAAGGGAAGATGTTGGGATCATATTGAATCCCAAGCAAGAAATGGTTTCAGAATCTGCTGCCCAAATTGTGCATGAGCAGGCTGGGAAGGTCAAAAAGGAAGATGTTGGGGTTATATTGAAGCCCAAGCAAGAAATGGTTTCAAAATCTGCTGCCCAAATTGTGCATGAGCAGGCTGGGAA TATGGCCCCATCTGCGAGAATGGCTATGACACGAAGGGTTCACCCGCTTGTTTCCTTGAACCCTTACCAAGGAAATTGGACCATAAAGGTTCGAGTTACAAACAAGGGTACCATGCGTACATACAAGAATGCTAGAGGTGAAGGTTGCGTCTTCAATGTGGAGTTAACAGATCAAGAT GGCACCCAAATTCAAGCAACAATGTTCAATGAAGCTGCAAAGAAGTTCTTTGAGAAGTTTGAGTTAGGGAAGGTTTATTACATTTCAAAGGGATCTCTGAGGGTTGCTAACAAGCAGTTTAAGACGGTGCAAAATGATTATGAAATGACTTTGAATGAGAATTCTGAGGTGGAAGAAGCTAGCAATGAAGCAGCTTTTGTTCCTGAAGTAAAATTCAATTTTGTGCCCATTGATATGTTGGGTCCTTTTGTTAATGGAAAGGAGCTTGTGG ATGTTATTGGGGTTGTTCAAAATGTGTCTCCTACAATGAGCATTAGAAGGAAGAGCAACAATGAGAGTATTCCAAAGCGTGATATCACCATTGCTGATGAAAC GAAGAAGACAGTTGTGGTTTCTTTATGGGGTGAGCTCGCAACTGGTGTAGGCCAGGAATTGCTTGACATTGCTGATCAATCTCCCGTAGTTGCTATCAAGTCCCTCAAAGTTGGAGACTTCCAAG GTGTATCGTTGTCAACATTGAGCAGGAGCACAATATTGGTTAATCCAGAGTTACCTGAAGCACAGAAGTTGAGGTCTTG GTATGATTCTGAAGGTAAAGAATCTTCTTTGGCCTCTATTGGCTCTGGTATGAGCCCTTCAGCCAAGAATGGAGGAAGGTCCATGTACTCTGACAGAGTCACCCTGTCTCATATATCTGAAGACCCGTCCTTGGGTGAGGATAAG CCTGTGTTTTTCAGTGTTAAAGCGTTCATAAGTTCGATCAGGCCTGATCAGACAATGTGGTACCGTGCTTGCAAAACTTGTAACAAGAAAGTGACTGAAGCTATTGGGTCTGGTTATTGGTGTGAAGGGTGCCAGAAAAACGATGAAGAATGCAGTTTACG GTACATATTGGTTGTGAGAGTTACTGATGTAAGTGGGGAAACGTATCTTTCTCTTTTCAATGACGAAGCTGAGAGGGTCCTCGGGTGCTCTGCAGATGAACTGGACAAATTGAAATCACAG GACGGAGACGGGAATGAATTCCAACAAAAACTGAAAGAAGCAACTTGGGTTCCTCATCTTTTTAGGGTCAGTGTTACTCTGAATGAGTACAATAACGAGAAGCGGAAGAGGATAACTGCCAGGGCAGTTGCTCCAGTTGATTTTGCTGCTGAATCGAGGTTTTTGCTTGAAGACATATCGAAGATGAAGGCGTCATAA